In the genome of Oncorhynchus clarkii lewisi isolate Uvic-CL-2024 chromosome 4, UVic_Ocla_1.0, whole genome shotgun sequence, one region contains:
- the LOC139407604 gene encoding outer dense fiber protein 3-like protein 2b, translating into MGEEVKKRPIIAGREKGPGPGRYALPPTIGFIGHDFTKPTSPAYSFHGRMSNNLYGVDSSPGPRYYIDAKITRFGRDGNPAYSMLGRVRGSSSKFPPTSGLFQTPGPGAYSPENAPPCNTQRRPPSYTMGSRTRYRTIDSVPAPNKYCLPALMGPQVPTKPASASYTMSGHCKLGGPSEDLAKTPGPGRYNSTDPSVYLPRQPAFSMLGRHGFPNDATLKPGPGTHNPEKVTVHKPRAPAFSLGIRHSEFVTPLVVNVAD; encoded by the exons ATGGGGGAGGAGGTGAAAAAGCGCCCCATCATTGCTGGCAGAGAGAAAG GGCCAGGACCGGGGCGTTACGCTCTGCCACCAACTATTGGTTTCATCGGCCATGACTTCACCAAGCCAACCAGCCCTGCTTACTCCTTCCACGGCAGAATGAGCAACAACT TGTACGGTGTTGACTCCAGTCCTGGGCCTCGGTATTACATTGATGCAAAAATCACCCGTTTCGGCAGGGATGGCAACCCCGCATACTCCATGTTGGGCAGAGTGAGAGGATCATCAAGTAAGTTCCCACCAACTTCAG GGCTTTTCCAGACTCCTGGACCTGGGGCATACAGCCCTGAGAATGCTCCTCCATGCAACACCCAGCGCAGACCCCCATCCTACACTATGGGCTCCCGCACTCGCTACCGTACCATCGACTCAGTCCCTGCCCCCAACAAGTACTGTCTCCCTGCTCTCATGGGCCCCCAGGTTCCCACCAAGCCAGCCAGTGCCAGCTACACCATGTCAGGGCACTGCAAATTAGGGGGTCCCTCAGAAGACCTGGCCAAGACCCCAGGCCCTGGTAGATACAACAGTACAGATCCAAGTGTCTACCTGCCCAGGCAACCAGCTTTCTCCATGCTAGGTCGCCATGGCTTTCCCAACGATGCCACTCTGAAGCCTGGCCCTGGAACTCATAATCCTGAGAAGGTGACTGTCCACAAGCCCCGGGCTCCTGCCTTCTCTCTGGGCATCAGACACTCTGAGTTTGTCACCCCACTGGTGGTCAATGTAGCTGACTGA
- the LOC139407606 gene encoding cyclin-dependent kinases regulatory subunit 2: MSKKQIYYSDKYTDEAFEYRHVMLPKQLSKLVPTSHLMTEDEWRGLGVQQSQGWIHYMIHKPEPHILLFRRPLPKD, from the exons ATGTCGAAGAAACAAATTTACTACTCTGACAAGTACACAGATGAAGCATTTGAGTACAG GCATGTTATGCTCCCGAAACAGTTATCAAAGCTGGTGCCCACTTCTCACTTGATGACAGAAGATGAATGGAGGGGTCTGGGGGTGCAGCAGAGCCAGGGCTGGATCCACTACATGATCCACAAGCCAG AGCCGCATATATTGCTTTTCCGAAGACCTCTTCCAAAGGATTGA